A stretch of Antennarius striatus isolate MH-2024 chromosome 6, ASM4005453v1, whole genome shotgun sequence DNA encodes these proteins:
- the myo7aa gene encoding myosin VIIAa isoform X1, producing the protein MYSRRDYMELYEKDLAKWALLRNVSTVMKHSTLLPGDYVWLDLKSGREFEVPIGAVVKLCDSGQIQVLDDEGNEHWISPQSASNIKPMHPTSIHGVEDMIRLGDLNEAGILRNLLIRYREKLIYTYTGSILVAVNPYQLLPIYTADQIRLYTNKKIGEMPPHIFAIADNCYFNMQRNNRDQCCIISGESGAGKTESTKLILQFLAAISGQHSWIEQQVLEANPILEAFGNAKTIRNDNSSRFGKYIDIHFNKRGAIEGAKIEQYLLEKSRVCRQAYDERNYHIFYCMVKGMTADEKKKLGLSKATDYTYLTIGNCTVCDGRDDMKEYSNIRSAMKVLMFTDRENWEISKLLAAILHMGNLRYEARTYDNLDACEVIRSPHLSTSATLLEVDMKDLMNCLTSRTLITRGETVSTPLSMEQALDVRDAFVKGIYGRLFVWIVEKINAAIYKPASSQSKILRRSIGLLDIFGFENFTVNSFEQLCINFANENLQQFFVRHVFKLEQEEYNLEHINWQHIEFTDNQDALDMIAIKPMNIISLIDEESRFPKGTDTTMLNKLNFQHKVNTYYIPPKNTHETQFGIQHFAGVVYYETKGFLEKNRDTLYGDIIQLVHSSKNKFIKQIFQADVAMGAETRKRSPTLSSQFKRSLELLMRTLSVCQPFFVRCIKPNEYKKPMLFDRELCVRQLRYSGMMETIRIRRAGYPIRYTFVEFVDRYRVLMPGVKPAYKQEDLRGTCQRISEAILGRDDDWQMGKTKIFLKDHHDMLLEIERDKAITDKVILIQKVVRGFKDRSNFLRMRKSAVLIQKTWRGYQCRKNYGAMRAGFSRLQALVRSRKLCASYHVARQRITYFQGRCRGYLVRRAFRHRYWGVITIQAYTRGMIARRLYKRLKAEYRRRLDAEKMRLAEEAKLRNQMSAKRAKAEAERIHQERLSQLAKEDAEREKKEKEEARKKKEMVEQMEKARMEPVNDSDMVDKMFGFLGTTSSFPGQEGQAPAGFEDLERTHHELEEDDLDEALPLPEDDDEEDLSEYKFAKYAATYFQGTTTHTYVRRPLKQPLLFHDDEGDQLAALAVWITVLRFMGDLPEPKYHTAISDGSEKIPVMTKIYETLGKKTYKRELQALQGEGETPHSESHKKNSVRHKLVSLTLKKKSKITEEVTKRLNDGEYSLHGNSMLEDRPTSNLEKLHFIIGNGILRPGLRDEIYCQICKQLSQNPSKSSHARGWILFSLCVGCFAPSDKFVKYLRNYISSGPPGYAPYCEERLRRTFVNGTRTQPPSWLELQATKSKKPIMLPVTFMDGTTKTLLTDSATTAKELCGALSDKVNLRDRFGFSLYIALFDKVSSLGSGNDHVMDAVSQCEQYAKEQGAQERNAPWRLFFRKEIFTPWHCPADDQVATNLIYQQTVRGVKFGEYRCDRDDLAELASQQYYVDYGSEILLERLLSLIPSYIPDREISNSRTVEKWAHFIMAAHKKGIYTQKRFDPLKVKEEVVDFARHKWPLLFSRFYEAFKFSGPSLPKNDLIVAVNWTGVYFVDEQEQVLLELSFPEITAVSSSRGGKLQSQSFTLATIKGDEYTFTSNNAEDIHDLVVTFLEGLRKRSKFVVALQDNPNPTGEESTFLSFLKGDLILLDQDTGEQVLNSGWTHGINERTNHRGDFPADCVYVLPTMTRPQQEIVALVTMTPDQRQESVRVSQLVLPESDGRMAPYTLEEFSYDYFRPPPKHTLSRVMVTKNRGKDKMWTCTREPLKQPLLKKVVNHEELSQDACMSFIAMMKYMGDYPSKRTRAVNELTDQIFEGALKAEPLKDEIYCQIIKQLTDNHVKYSEERGWELLWLCTGLYPPSNVLLPHIQRFLQSKKHHPLSGDCMQRLHKALRNGSRKYPPHLVEVEAIQHKTTQIFHKVYFPDDTDEAFEVESSTKAKDFCQNISTRLLLKSPEGFSLFVKISDKVISVPEGDFFFDFVRHLTDWIKKSRPAKDGIVPSLTYQVFFMKKLWTSTVPGKDSFADSIFHYYQELPKYLRGYHKCSREEVFQLAALIYRVKFEDDKSHFPTIPKMLRELVPQDLIRQMSPDDWKRSVVAYFNKQAGKSREEAKLMFLKIIYKWATFGSAFFEVKQTTEPNFPEILLIAINKHGVSLIDPKTKDILITHPFTKISNWSSGNTYFHITIGNLVRGSKLLCETSLGYKMDDLLTSYISQMLTSMNKQRSGRGQNK; encoded by the exons ATGTACTCACGGCGGGACTACATGGAACTCTACGAAAAGGACCTGGCCAAATGGGCTCTCCTGCGTAACGTCAGCACTGTGATGAAACACAGCACGCTCCTGCCG GGCGACTACGTCTGGTTGGATCTGAAGAGCGGCCGTGAGTTCGAGGTTCCGATTGGTGCTGTGGTCAAACTGTGTGACTCTGGTCAGATCCAAGTGTTGGATGATGAAGGAAAT gagcaCTGGATCTCTCCCCAGAGTGCCTCCAATATTAAGCCTATGCATCCCACCTCCATCCATGGCGTGGAGGACATGATCCGCCTGGGAGACCTCAACGAAGCCGGAATCCTCCGAAACCTCCTTATTAGATACAGGGAGAAACTCATCTAT ACGTACACCGGCTCCATCCTGGTGGCCGTCAACCCTTACCAGCTGCTGCCCATCTACACCGCTGACCAGATCCGCCTCTACACCAACAAGAAGATCGGCGAAATGCCGCCTCATATCTTCGCCATCGCGGACAACTGTTACTTCAACATGCAGAGGAACAACCGAGACCAGTGCTGCATCATCAG TGGTGAGTCAGgagcaggaaaaacagaaagtaCAAAACTGATCCTTCAGTTTTTGGCGGCTATCAGTGGTCAACACTCCTGGATAGAGCAGCAGGTGCTGGAGGCCAACCCTATTCTGGAAG CCTTTGGCAATGCTAAAACCATCCGCAACGACAACTCATCTCGTTTTGGGAAATATATCGACATCCACTTCAACAAGAGAGGAGCGATAGAAGGAGCCAAGATAGAGCAGTACCTGCTGGAGAAGTCCCGAGTCTGTCGacag GCCTACGATGAGAGGAACTACCACATCTTCTACTGCATGGTGAAGGGCATGACTGCagatgagaagaagaagctggGGCTGAGCAAAGCCACGGACTACACCTACCTGACCATC GGTAACTGTACAGTGTGTGACGGCCGCGACGACATGAAGGAGTACTCAAACATCCGCTCTGCAATGAAG GTTTTAATgttcacagacagagagaactGGGAGATCTCCAAGCTGCTGGCTGCGATATTACACATGGGAAACCTCAGATATGAAG CTCGCACCTATGACAACTTAGATGCCTGTGAGGTCATCCGCAGCCCTCATCTGAGCACATCTGCTACACTGCTggag GTTGACATGAAGGATCTGATGAACTGTCTGACTAGCCGAACGCTGATCACCAGAGGGGAGACGGTGTCCACCCCCCTCAGCATGGAACAGGCTCTGGACGTACGAGATGCTTTTGTCAAG ggtATTTACGgtcgtttgtttgtgtggatcGTGGAGAAGATAAATGCAGCCATTTACAAACCTGCATCCTCCCAATCTAAAATTCTGCGCCGCTCCATCGGCCTGCTGGACATTTTTGGCTTTGAGAACTTCACCGTTAATAG CTTCGAGCAGCTGTGCATCAACTTTGCCAACGAGAACCTGCAGCAGTTCTTTGTGCGTCACGTCTTCaagctggagcaggaggagtacAACCTGGAGCACATCAACTGGCAGCACATCGAGTTCACCGACAACCAGGATGCGCTGGACATGATCGCCATCAAACCCATGAACATCATCTCGCTCATTGATGAGGAGAGCAGGTTCCCCAAG GGGACGGACACCACCATGCTGAATAAGCTGAACTTTCAGCACAAAGTCAACACATACTAcatccccccaaaaaacactCACGAGACCCAGTTTGGCATCCAGCATTTTGCAGGAGTGGTCTACTATGAAACAAAAG gcTTCCTTGAGAAGAACAGAGACACTTTATATGGTGATATCATTCAACTGGTTCACTCCTCCAAGAACAAGTTCATCAAACAGATCTTCCAGGCTGATGTCGCTATG GGGGCAGAGACCAGGAAGCGTTCGCCCACCCTCAGCAGCCAGTTTAAAAGATCTCTGGAGTTGCTGATGAGAACTCTGAGTGTCTGCCAGCCCTTCTTTGTTCGCTGCATCAAACCCAATGAGTACAAGAAACCCATG CTTTTCGACAGGGAGTTGTGTGTTCGTCAGCTGAGGTACTCTGGAATGATGGAGACCATTCGCATCCGTCGTGCAGGATATCCCATACGTTACACCTTCGTGGAGTTTGTGGACCGTTACCGGGTCCTCATGCCCGGAGTCAAACCAGCATACAAACAG gaggacctGAGGGGAACCTGTCAGAGGATCTCGGAGGCCATCCTGGGCAGAGACGATGACTGGCAGATGGGCAAGACCAAGATCTTCCTCAAG GACCATCATGACATGCTGCTGGAGATCGAGAGAGACAAGGCCATCACAGATAAGGTCATCCTAATCCAGAAGGTAGTTCGAGGTTTCAAGGACAG ATCCAACTTCCTGAGGATGAGGAAATCAGCCGTGCTGATCCAGAAGACGTGGAGAGGTTATCAGTGTCGGAAGAACTATGGCGCT ATGCGAGCAGGATTCTCTCGCCTTCAGGCTCTGGTTCGATCCAGGAAGCTGTGCGCGTCGTATCACGTGGCACGCCAGCGAATCACGTACTTCCAGGGTCGCTGTAGGGGCTACTTGGTGCGCCGGGCGTTCAGGCACCGCTACTGGGGGGTCATCACCATCCAGGCCTACACAAGAGGCATGATCGCTCGCCGGCTTTACAAGCGGCTGAAGGCAGAg TACCGCAGGCGTCTGGATGCAGAGAAGATGCGTCTGGCCGAAGAGGCCAAACTGAGGAATCAGATGTCAGCGAAGAGAGCAAAGGCGGAAGCTGAGcgcattcaccag gaaCGTCTGTCTCAGCTGGCCAAGGAGGACGCCGAAcgggagaagaaggagaaggaagaggcacggaagaagaaagagatggtggagcagatggagaaggcTCGCATGGAGCCTGTCAACGACTCCGACATGGTGGACAAGATGTTCGGTTTCCTGGGAACTACGAGCTCTTTCCCGGGCCAGGAGGGACAAGCTCCTGCTGGCTTCGAG GACCTGGAACGGACACATCacgagctggaggaggatgacCTGGACGAGGCTCTTCCTCTCCCTGAGGATGATGACGAGGAAGACTTATCGGAGTACAAGTTTGCCAAGTACGCCGCCACCTACTTCCAGGGCACCACCACACACACGTACGTCCGACGGCCTCTCAAGCAGCCTCTGCTGTTCCACGACGACGAAGGAGATCAGCTG GCGGCGCTGGCCGTCTGGATCACGGTACTGAGGTTCATGGGAGATCTGCCTGAGCCCAAGTACCACACGGCCATCAGCGACGGAAGTGAGAAGATCCCCGTCATGACCAAAATCTACGAGACGCTGGGAAAGAAAACCTACAAGCGCGAGCTGCAGGCGTTGCAAGGGGAGGGCGAG ACGCCTCACTCTGAAAGCCACAAGAAGAACAGCGTCCGGCACAAACTGGTGTCCCTCACCCTGAAGAAGAAGTCCAAGATCACCGAGGAG GTCACCAAGCGCCTTAACGATGGAGAGTATAgtctccatggtaacagcaTGCTGGAAGATCGCCCGACATCCAACTTGGAGAAACTTCACTTCATCATCGGCAACGGCATCCTGAGACCAGGGCTGAG GGATGAGATCTACTGTCAGATCTGCAAGCAGCTGAGTCAGAACCCGTCCAAGAGTTCCCACGCTCGAGGGTGGATActcttctctctgtgtgtcgGTTGCTTCGCCCCTTCGGATAAGTTTGTCAAG TACCTGAGAAATTACATCAGCAGCGGACCCCCGGGGTACGCCCCATACTGTGAGGAGAGGCTGAGACGGACTTTTGTCAATGGGACGAGAACGCAGCCTCCATCCTGGCTGGAACtgcag GCCACCAAGTCCAAGAAGCCCATCATGCTGCCGGTGACCTTCATGGATGGCACCACCAAAACGTTGCTGACCGACTCGGCCACCACAGCCAAGGAGCTCTGCGGCGCCCTGTCCGACAAAGTCAACCTGCGGGACCGGTTCGGGTTCTCGCTCTACATCGCTCTGTTCGACAAG GTCTCGTCTTTGGGCAGTGGGAATGACCATGTGATGGACGCCGTGTCCCAGTGCGAGCAGTACGCCAAGGAGCAGGGCGCCCAGGAGAGGAACGCCCCCTGGAGGCTATTTTTCAGGAAGGAGATCTTCACACCCTGGCACTGCCCCGCCGATGACCAGGTGGCCACCAACCTCATCTACCAGCAGACTGTCCGTGGCGTCAAGTTTGGGGAATACCGCTGTGACAGG GATGACCTGGCAGAGCTGGCTTCTCAGCAGTATTATGTGGACTACGGTTCAGAGATCCTCCTGGAGCGTTTGCTCAGCCTCATCCCGTCCTACATCCCCGACCGGGAGATCAGCAACTCCAGGACGGTGGAGAAGTGGGCTCATTTCATCATGGCTGCACACAAAAAG GGCATTTACACCCAGAAGAGGTTCGACCCGCtgaaggtgaaggaggaggtggtAGATTTTGCTCGACACAAGTGGCCTCTTCTGTTCTCTCGTTTCTACGAAGCCTTCAAGTTCTCAG GTCCCAGTCTGCCTAAAAATGATCTGATTGTTGCCGTCAACTGGACTGGAGTTTATTTTGTGGACGAGCAGGAGCAAGTCCTCCTGGAACTCTCCTTCCCGGAAATCACTGCAGTTTCTAGCAGCAG AGGAGGAAAGTTGCAGAGTCAGAGCTTCACCTTGGCAACAATCAAAGGAGATGAGTACACCTTCACCTCCAATAATGCAGAGGACATCCATGACCTGGTGGTGACCTTCCTAGAGGGTCTGAGGAAGAGGTCAAAGTTTGTGGTGGCATTGCAGGACAACCCGAATCCCA CCGGGGAGGAGTCGACGTTCCTGAGCTTCCTGAAGGGAGATCTTATCCTGCTGGACCAGGACACCGGTGAACAAGTCCTCAACTCTGGTTGGACGCATGGCATCAATGAACGCACCAATCACAGAGGAGATTTCCCAGCAGACTGTGTCTATGTCCTGCCCACTATGACCCGACCTCAGCAAGAAATAGTG GCTTTGGTAACCATGACGCCAGACCAGCGTCAGGAGTCGGTTCGTGTTTCTCAGCTCGTCCTGCCGGAGAGCGACGGCAGGATGGCGCCTTACACCCTGGAGGAATTTTCCTACGACTACTTCAG ACCTCCTCCCAAACACACCCTGAGTAGGGTGATGGTCACCAAGAACCGTGGTAAGGACAAAATGTGGACTTGCACCAGGGAGCCACTGAAGCAGCCGCTGCTAAAGAAGGTGGTCAACCACGAGGAGCTGTCCCAGGACGCGTGCATGTCCTTCATCG CCATGATGAAGTACATGGGAGACTATCCATCCAAACGGACGCGCGCCGTCAACGAGCTGACGGACCAGATCTTTGAAGGAGCGCTGAAGGCCGAACCTCTGAAAGATGAGATCTACTGTCAGATCATCAAGCAGCTGACCGACAACCACGTCAA GTACAGCGAGGAGAGAGGCTGGGAGCTGCTCTGGTTGTGTACTGGTCTATATCCTCCCAGTAACGTCCTGTTACCACACATCCAGCGCTTCCTCCAGTCCAAGAAACACCACCCACTCTCTGGAGACTGCATGCAGAGGCTGCACAAAGCTCTACG CAATGGATCCAGAAAGTACCCCCCTCATTTGGTGGAAGTGGAGGCTATCCAACATAAGACGACCCAGATCTTCCACAAAGTCTATTTCCCTGATGATACAGACGAG GCGTTCGAGGTGGAGTCCAGCACCAAAGCCAAAGATTTCTGCCAGAACATCTCAACCCGACTGCTGCTCAAGTCACCCGAGGGCTTCAGCCTCTTTGTCAAGATCTCAgacaag GTGATCAGCGTTCCAGAGGGAGATTTCTTCTTCGACTTCGTCAGACATCTGACAGATTGGATCAAGAAATCTCGTCCAGCTAAAGATG GAATCGTTCCCTCATTGACCTATCAGGTGTTCTTCATGAAGAAGTTGTGGACCAGCACAGTCCCAGGGAAGGACTCCTTCGCTGACTCCATCTTTCATTACTACCAA GAGCTGCCTAAATACTTGCGCGGCTACCATAAGTGTTCCCGAGAGGAGGTTTTCCAACTTGCGGCGCTCATCTACCGTGTCAAGTTTGAGGATGACAAATCCCACTTTCCAACCATCCCCAAGATGCTTCGAGAGCTGGTGCCCCAAGATCTCATCCGTCAGATGtccccagatgactggaaaagg TCCGTGGTCGCTTACTTCAACAAGCAGGCTGGGAAATCCAGAGAAGAAGCCAAACTGATGTTTCTGAAGATCATCTACAAATGGGCAACCTTTGGCTCTGCCTTCTTTGAGGTCAAG CAAACTACAGAGCCCAATTTTCCTGAAATCCTTTTAATCGCCATCAACAAGCATGGAGTCAGCCTCATCGACCCCAAGAcaaag GACATCCTGATAACCCA